A window from Zingiber officinale cultivar Zhangliang chromosome 7A, Zo_v1.1, whole genome shotgun sequence encodes these proteins:
- the LOC122003008 gene encoding uncharacterized RNA methyltransferase CT0009-like isoform X2, with amino-acid sequence MAAIAVFPSCGARRLNARPWLRAVRAASGSSASPSPSPLPPPSGIDAIVDAPSSGAAPPSRSFFPKRGQTLELVCESLAFKAKGICKAADSGFVLMCDRALPGERFLGRVSRKKDSYAEVTKLKTITPHWDAVEPPCQYASYCGGCKTQNLSYEAQIRAKEQQVRDLIVHVGRFSDKDAGFSKVMKSIVPCDLLFHYRNKMEFSFGHERWMPPDVLTSEDKMESGYALGLHAPGFFYKVLHVEKCLLQSEVANKVLAVFQDSWMDPELGLLPYNVLNHSGFLKHLMLRTGRDVKTGTPEVMVNFVTSSYMPSLLMPLVDKIIAFPEVVSVVNNVNRSVGNTSVGEEEYTLYGKSSITEMLRGLVFQISANSFFQTNSHQAEVLYKLVEDCARLRGDGSEIVLDLFCGTGSIGLSLAKRVKHVYGFEVVAEAVSDALRNAKLNGIENATFVQGDLNKISDSFGKDFPKPDIVITDPNRPGMHMKLIKYLLKLKAPRIVYVSCNPATLARDLDYLCHGVTEQGISGCYSLKSVQPVDMFPHTPHIECVCLLELS; translated from the exons ATGGCCGCCATCGCGGTGTTCCCTTCTTGCGGCGCCCGCCGCCTCAATGCTCGCCCTTGGCTCCGCGCCGTCCGCGCCGCCTCCGGCTCTTCTGCCTCCCCTtccccctctcctcttcctccgccCTCCGGGATCGATGCCATCGTAGATGCGCCAAGTTCTGGCGCCGCTCCCCCTTCTCGCTCCTTTTTCCCGAAGCGAGGCCAGACCCTGGAGCTCGTCTGCGAGTCCCTCGCTTTCAAGGCCAAGGGAATCTGCAAGGCCGCTGATTCCGGATTCGTCTTAATGTGCGACCGCGCCCTCCCGGGCGAGCGCTTCCTCGGCCGCGTCTCCCGCAAGAAGGACAGCTATGCCGAG GTGACGAAGCTGAAAACGATTACTCCGCATTGGGACGCCGTGGAACCTCCCTGTCAGTATGCTTCGTACTGCGGAGGGTGTAAGACTCAGAATCTTTCGTACGAGGCTCAGATTCGAGCCAAGGAGCAACAAGTTCGGGATTTGATCGTTCACGTCGGCAGATTCTCAGACAAAGATGCTGGCTTTTCTAAGGTTATGAAGTCTATAGTGCCCTGCGATCTGCTGTTCCACTACCGTAACAAG ATGGAATTCTCATTTGGTCATGAAAGATGGATGCCGCCAGATGTATTGACTTCAGAGGATAAGATGGAGAGTGGTTATGCTTTGGGTTTGCATGCTCCAGGGTTCTTTTATAAGGTCCTTCATGTTGAGAAATGCTTATTACAGTCTGAAGTAGCTAACAAG GTTCTTGCAGTTTTTCAAGATAGTTGGATGGACCCCGAGCTGGGCCTCTTGCCATATAATGTCCTTAATCATAGTGGATTTCTTAAGCATCTAATGCTAAGAACTGGAAG AGATGTCAAGACTGGCACACCAGAGGTCATGGTCAACTTTGTCACGTCTTCCTACATGCCTAGCCTGTTGATGCCTCTCGTTGACAAAATCATTGCATTTCCTGAAGTG GTCAGTGTTGTGAATAATGTAAACAGATCAGTTGGGAATACATCCGTAGGGGAAGAAGAATATACTTTGTATGGAAAATCCTCTATTACAGAGATGTTAAGAGGACTTGTATTTCAGATATCAGCCAATTCCTTCTTCCAGACCAATTCTCACCAG GCAGAGGTGCTGTACAAGCTTGTTGAAGACTGTGCTAGACTTAGAGGAGATGGTTCAGAGATTGTACTCGATCTATTTTGCGGTACAGGAAGTATTGGTTTGAGCCTTGCAAAAAG GGTTAAGCATGTTTATGGATTTGAAGTCGTGGCTGAAGCTGTTTCTGATGCTCTCAGAAATGCCAAGTTAAATGGCATCGAAAATGCAACATTTGTCCAAGGAGATCTTAATAAAATCAGCGATAGTTTTGGGAAGGATTTTCCAAAACCTGACATTGTAATTACAG ATCCAAACCGGCCAGGCATGCAtatgaagttgatcaaatatcttcTTAAACTAAAGGCACCACGCATTGTCTACGTCTCATGCAATCCAGCCACACTAGCTCGTGATCTTGATTACCTCTGTCATGGTGTT ACCGAGCAAGGAATAAGCGGATGCTACAGTTTGAAAAGTGTTCAGCCAGTTGATATGTTCCCTCATACTCCCCATATAGAATGTGTCTGCTTGCTGGAGCTTAGTTGA
- the LOC122003010 gene encoding GDSL esterase/lipase At1g29660-like — protein sequence MSRLFFILLFVAFTSLLLPQCHCINGGGNHSGEVRGMFVFGSSLVDNGNNNFLHRSAVRADYAPYGIDFPGGPSGRFSNGRNAVDVLSQLLRLPSLIPPYADPHTRGERIVRGVNFASGGSGILDQTGSTTGEVMSMRMQIKAFEQKTLVELKSLPGFSNHHLAEYLFVVGTGGNDYLLNYFARAENLNNSTARSNFTRLLISTLSAQLKRLYDLGARKFVLFSVQAMGCVPVVRAIHDAHTGSGGGSGACVEAVNEAADLFNCHLRRLAKRKHSMPGSSIVYVNSYKIIRDIIGNPTGTGFHETSRACCELSSAMEEGRGVLCKRGGRACSHRSSHVFFDGLHPTDAVNERIAREAYGSYRKAVAYPINVQQLAKLSI from the exons ATGTCTcgactcttcttcatcctcctcttcgttGCCTTCACCTCCCTTCTACTGCCTCAATGCCACTGCATTAATGGCGGCGGCAACCACAGTGGTGAAGTGAGAGGGATGTTCGTGTTCGGGAGCTCGTTGGTGGACAACGGCAACAACAACTTCCTGCACCGCTCGGCCGTGCGAGCCGACTACGCCCCCTACGGCATCGATTTCCCGGGCGGCCCCTCTGGCCGCTTCTCCAACGGCCGCAACGCCGTCGACGTCCTCTCCCAGCTCCTCCGCCTCCCCTCCCTCATTCCTCCTTATGCCGACCCCCACACCAGAGGCGAACGCATCGTCCGCGGCGTCAACTTCGCCTCCGGAGGCTCCGGCATCCTCGACCAAACCGGCTCCACCACC GGTGAAGTTATGAGCATGAGGATGCAAATAAAGGCGTTTGAGCAGAAGACACTGGTGGAGTTAAAGTCTCTGCCCGGATTCTCCAACCACCACCTTGCAGAGTATTTATTTGTGGTCGGGACCGGAGGCAACGACTACCTCCTCAATTACTTTGCCAGGGCTGAAAATTTAAACAACTCGACCGCCCGATCGAACTTCACCCGGCTCCTCATTTCTACCCTGTCCGCCCAACTCAAG AGGCTCTATGACCTCGGCGCGAGGAAGTTTGTGCTCTTCTCCGTCCAGGCGATGGGTTGCGTTCCGGTGGTGAGAGCCATTCACGATGCGCATACCGGGAGCGGCGGCGGCAGCGGCGCCTGCGTTGAAGCCGTGAACGAGGCCGCCGACCTCTTCAACTGCCACCTCCGACGGCTGGCCAAGAGGAAGCACTCCATGCCGGGTTCCAGCATCGTCTACGTCAACTCCTACAAGATCATCAGGGACATCATCGGCAACCCCACCGGAACTG GGTTCCACGAGACGAGCAGGGCATGCTGCGAGTTGTCGTCGGCCATGGAGGAAGGCAGGGGGGTGCTGTGCAAAAGAGGAGGGCGCGCGTGCAGCCACCGAAGCTCCCACGTCTTCTTCGACGGACTCCACCCCACTGATGCTGTCAACGAGCGGATCGCTCGCGAGGCTTACGGTTCCTATCGCAAGGCAGTGGCGTACCCAATCAATGTGCAACAACTGGCTAAGTTATCTATCTAA
- the LOC122003008 gene encoding uncharacterized RNA methyltransferase CT0009-like isoform X1, with translation MSLPHWMPPKSILSKWLLKRSPSSLDSIPILRAMAAIAVFPSCGARRLNARPWLRAVRAASGSSASPSPSPLPPPSGIDAIVDAPSSGAAPPSRSFFPKRGQTLELVCESLAFKAKGICKAADSGFVLMCDRALPGERFLGRVSRKKDSYAEVTKLKTITPHWDAVEPPCQYASYCGGCKTQNLSYEAQIRAKEQQVRDLIVHVGRFSDKDAGFSKVMKSIVPCDLLFHYRNKMEFSFGHERWMPPDVLTSEDKMESGYALGLHAPGFFYKVLHVEKCLLQSEVANKVLAVFQDSWMDPELGLLPYNVLNHSGFLKHLMLRTGRDVKTGTPEVMVNFVTSSYMPSLLMPLVDKIIAFPEVVSVVNNVNRSVGNTSVGEEEYTLYGKSSITEMLRGLVFQISANSFFQTNSHQAEVLYKLVEDCARLRGDGSEIVLDLFCGTGSIGLSLAKRVKHVYGFEVVAEAVSDALRNAKLNGIENATFVQGDLNKISDSFGKDFPKPDIVITDPNRPGMHMKLIKYLLKLKAPRIVYVSCNPATLARDLDYLCHGVTEQGISGCYSLKSVQPVDMFPHTPHIECVCLLELS, from the exons ATGAGCTTGCCGCATTGGATGCCTCCCAAATCGATCCTATCAAAG TGGCTGCTCAAACGGAGCCCATCAAGTTTGGACTCGATTCCAATCCTTCGTGCGATGGCCGCCATCGCGGTGTTCCCTTCTTGCGGCGCCCGCCGCCTCAATGCTCGCCCTTGGCTCCGCGCCGTCCGCGCCGCCTCCGGCTCTTCTGCCTCCCCTtccccctctcctcttcctccgccCTCCGGGATCGATGCCATCGTAGATGCGCCAAGTTCTGGCGCCGCTCCCCCTTCTCGCTCCTTTTTCCCGAAGCGAGGCCAGACCCTGGAGCTCGTCTGCGAGTCCCTCGCTTTCAAGGCCAAGGGAATCTGCAAGGCCGCTGATTCCGGATTCGTCTTAATGTGCGACCGCGCCCTCCCGGGCGAGCGCTTCCTCGGCCGCGTCTCCCGCAAGAAGGACAGCTATGCCGAG GTGACGAAGCTGAAAACGATTACTCCGCATTGGGACGCCGTGGAACCTCCCTGTCAGTATGCTTCGTACTGCGGAGGGTGTAAGACTCAGAATCTTTCGTACGAGGCTCAGATTCGAGCCAAGGAGCAACAAGTTCGGGATTTGATCGTTCACGTCGGCAGATTCTCAGACAAAGATGCTGGCTTTTCTAAGGTTATGAAGTCTATAGTGCCCTGCGATCTGCTGTTCCACTACCGTAACAAG ATGGAATTCTCATTTGGTCATGAAAGATGGATGCCGCCAGATGTATTGACTTCAGAGGATAAGATGGAGAGTGGTTATGCTTTGGGTTTGCATGCTCCAGGGTTCTTTTATAAGGTCCTTCATGTTGAGAAATGCTTATTACAGTCTGAAGTAGCTAACAAG GTTCTTGCAGTTTTTCAAGATAGTTGGATGGACCCCGAGCTGGGCCTCTTGCCATATAATGTCCTTAATCATAGTGGATTTCTTAAGCATCTAATGCTAAGAACTGGAAG AGATGTCAAGACTGGCACACCAGAGGTCATGGTCAACTTTGTCACGTCTTCCTACATGCCTAGCCTGTTGATGCCTCTCGTTGACAAAATCATTGCATTTCCTGAAGTG GTCAGTGTTGTGAATAATGTAAACAGATCAGTTGGGAATACATCCGTAGGGGAAGAAGAATATACTTTGTATGGAAAATCCTCTATTACAGAGATGTTAAGAGGACTTGTATTTCAGATATCAGCCAATTCCTTCTTCCAGACCAATTCTCACCAG GCAGAGGTGCTGTACAAGCTTGTTGAAGACTGTGCTAGACTTAGAGGAGATGGTTCAGAGATTGTACTCGATCTATTTTGCGGTACAGGAAGTATTGGTTTGAGCCTTGCAAAAAG GGTTAAGCATGTTTATGGATTTGAAGTCGTGGCTGAAGCTGTTTCTGATGCTCTCAGAAATGCCAAGTTAAATGGCATCGAAAATGCAACATTTGTCCAAGGAGATCTTAATAAAATCAGCGATAGTTTTGGGAAGGATTTTCCAAAACCTGACATTGTAATTACAG ATCCAAACCGGCCAGGCATGCAtatgaagttgatcaaatatcttcTTAAACTAAAGGCACCACGCATTGTCTACGTCTCATGCAATCCAGCCACACTAGCTCGTGATCTTGATTACCTCTGTCATGGTGTT ACCGAGCAAGGAATAAGCGGATGCTACAGTTTGAAAAGTGTTCAGCCAGTTGATATGTTCCCTCATACTCCCCATATAGAATGTGTCTGCTTGCTGGAGCTTAGTTGA
- the LOC121999798 gene encoding uncharacterized protein LOC121999798 codes for MVVSTYCQKIKFPVDDQVGEVKSNQLAAQRCYVEIVKTEVKVARKTPRIEVNAVTEKPPTLIYEVKEEVQIHPNQAEATIFIATDLEEKKAELVACLKQNHDVFAWSTHELPDISLSVVEHKLHVRLDALPVKQRKRDFSAEHNVIIHAEIEKLLEGNGQVEVINREILRVLRARLDHMGGSWVDELPGVLWALRTTPKEAISVTPFQLVYDNEVVFPVEVRVESDQVQLYDERNAERRLIELDLVDEARAKLQFS; via the exons ATGGTAGTGTCAACTTActgccagaagataaagttccccgtggacgATCAAGTGGGTGAGGTCAAAAGCAACCAACTAGCCGCTCAGCGCTGCTATGTGGAGATTGTTAAGACTGAGGTAAAAGTCGCTCGAAAGACTCCGCGGATAGAGGTAAACGCTGTCACTGAGAAGCCTCCCACTCTGATATACGAAGTAAAGGAGGAGGTCCAAATTCATCCCAACCAAGCGGAGGCAACAATCTTCATCGCCACCGACCTGGAGGAGAAGAAAGCAGAGCTAGTCGCCTGCCTTAAACAAAATCACGACGTATTcgcctggtcgacccatgagcttccTGACATCTCCCTGAGTGTGGTTGAGCACAAGCTTCATGTCCGACTGGACGCTctgccggtgaagcaaaggaaaagagatttcagcgcggAGCACAACGTGATCATCCATGCGGAGATAGAGAAGCTACTAGAG GGCAACGGGCAAGTCGAAGTCatcaatcgggagatcctcagagtCTTACGCGCtaggctcgaccacatgggaggtagctgggtcgacgagctccccgGTGTGCTGTGGGCTCTTCGCACGACTCCGAAGGAGGCAATCAGCGTAACCCCATTCCAGTTGGTGTACGACAACGAAGTAGTTTTCCCCGTGGAGGTCAGAGTAGAATCTGATCAGGTGCAGCTTTACGACGAAAGGAACGCCGAACGGAGGCTGatagagctcgacttggtggacgaagcgCGGGCAAAGCTGCAGTTCAGCTAG
- the LOC122003007 gene encoding serine/threonine-protein kinase Aurora-2-like — MAVVAESQWESESPSKASTVEKRWTLSDFDIGKPLGRGKFGHVYLAREKMSSHIVALKVLFKNQLKQSQVEHQLRREVEIQSHLRHPNILRLYGYFYDQTRVYLILEYAAKGELYKELQKCKCFNERRTATYIASLARALIYLHGKHVIHRDIKPENLLIGLQGELKIADFGWSVHTFNRRQTMCGTLDYLPPEMVESVQHDASVDIWSLGVLCYEFLYGAPPFEAKEHSDTYRRIVKVDLKFPSKPIVSPGAKDLVSQMLVKDSSQRLPLYKLLEHPWIVQNADPSGVYRG, encoded by the exons ATGGCGGTCGTCGCGGAATCGCAGTGGGAATCGGAG TCTCCTTCGAAAGCTTCGACAGTGGAGAAGCGATGGACGCTCAGTGATTTTGACATCGGGAAGCCCCTAGGAAGAGGAAAGTTTGGCCATGTTTACCTCGCAAGGGAAAAAATG AGCAGCCATATTGTAGCATTAAAAGTGCTTTTCAAGAATCAGCTCAAACAATCTCAAGTTGAGCATCAACTACGTCGGGAAGTTGAGATTCAAAGCCACCTCCGTCACCCAAATATACTACGCCTGTATGGATACTTCTATGATCAG ACTCGAGTTTACTTGATCTTAGAATATGCAGCCAAAGGTGAACTTTACAAGGAACTGCAAAAGTGCAAATGTTTCAATGAGAGACGAACTGCTACT TACATTGCATCTCTAGCACGAGCATTGATTTATCTCCATGGGAAACACGTGATACATAGAGATATTAAACCTGAGAACTTATTGATCGGTCTCCAG GGTGAGCTGAAAATTGCAGATTTTGGGTGGTCAGTCCACACATTCAATCGTAGGCAGACCATGTGTGGAACGCTCGATTACCTCCCCCCTGAAATGG TGGAAAGTGTACAACATGATGCTAGTGTGGATATTTGGAGCTTGGGTGTATTGTGCTATGAGTTTCTTTACGGCGCACCTCCATTTGAGGCAAAGGAGCATTCAGATACTTACAGAAG GATTGTGAAAGTTGATCTTAAGTTTCCCTCGAAGCCAATAGTTTCCCCTGGCGCGAAGGATCTTGTTAGCCAG ATGCTCGTCAAGGATTCATCGCAGCGCCTTCCTCTCTACAAGCTGCTCGAGCATCCATGGATAGTGCAAAATGCTGATCCTTCAGGTGTATATCGAGGCTga
- the LOC121999799 gene encoding receptor-like protein EIX2 yields MPTILLHLILWLLTARNLDACLGSERQALLNFKDGLKDPSDRLSSWKGKDCCRWKGVECNNSTSGVLKLKLRNPCDYYMDPNYYKCSLSSELRPSLVSLSELAYLDLSINDFGGIQIPSFIGSLKKLKYLNFSLAGFAGEVPPNLGNLSRLRYLDLSNTFSLFSGNLWWLTRLPFLKYLDFSTVNLTAASDWLDVVNMMSPSLSVLHLSSCSLSSIPTSFSIVNFTSLTTLNLLDNSFNSTLPNWLWKLNSLTYLDLGASMFHGPLPYALGNLTSLNVLRLGQNNLEGNIPGSIRNLCRLTCLDLSQNNFTGNITDPLPHCIWNDIKELSLGDNKFYGNLSNWLKHMTSLTFLDLGKNQLDGPIPTGLGKLSELTYLDLSYNSFAGVITEVHFHNLTKLYLLILSLNPLTVLLNQSWIPPFQLQIIGFRDCRLGPRFPPWLRWQTHIMTLDLSNTSIADRVPDWFWNITSSRLSVLDMSNNQLSGVLPSNMEFMAQLSVFELSSNQLEGSIPSLPNSLTTLDVSKNSFSGPLPSNFMTPNLYALLISQNQINGSIPPSVCQLQSLSLLDMSNNDLTGELPNCWMEYSQLSLIDLSDNNLSGEIPGSVANLSRLVSLNLDSNSFGGELPSSMQQCTRLTFLDLGQNKLSGIIPTWIGESLLNLVVLQLRSNMFFSDIPPQLAWLHGLQVLDLAGNNLSGSIPQSFGNFSAMASRSPTKLPNFQYWTFGLYGDYYYNERLHVMMKGQDEEYTKILSFLKTIDLSDNYLTGQIPQEIGRLVALKNLNLSRNLLSGKIPEMVSRIPELESLDLSFNELSGSIPQGISTVTFLSHLNLSYNNLSGRIPLGNQLQTLNDPSIYIGNANLCGPPLTNSCSSSEPVPREDLRHEDNAERKWLYLSMSLGFITGLWGLFIALLLNSSWRRSYFLVLDNLFNQLYVASAIFMARLSRKHAESRRNHQYRGGM; encoded by the coding sequence ATGCCGACAATCTTGCTCCACTTGATCCTTTGGCTTTTGACTGCAAGAAATCTGGACGCATGCCTTGGATCGGAGAGGCAAGCACTACTGAACTTCAAAGATGGCCTCAAAGATCCCAGCGATCGGTTGTCTTCCTGGAAAGGCAAAGATTGCTGCAGGTGGAAAGGCGTTGAATGCAACAACAGTACAAGCGGCGTCCTCAAGCTCAAACTCCGAAATCCCTGCGACTACTACATGGATCCAAACTACTACAAGTGCAGCTTGAGCAGTGAGCTGCGTCCATCTCTTGTATCTTTAAGTGAATTGGCATATCTAGACCTCAGCATCAATGATTTCGGCGGAATTCAGATCCCAAGCTTCATAGGTTCACTCAAGAAACTGAAATATCTTAACTTTTCCTTGGCTGGTTTTGCTGGAGAGGTACCTCCCAATCTAGGAAACCTCTCGAGACTTCGTTATCTTGATCTCAGTAatacattttccttattttctggCAATCTTTGGTGGCTTACTCGACTGCCGTTTTTGAAGTACTTAGACTTTAGTACTGTAAACCTCACTGCAGCCTCAGATTGGTTAGATGTTGTGAATATGATGTCTCCTTCCTTGTCTGTCCTACATCTGAGTTCATGTAGTCTTTCAAGTATTCCGACTTCATTTTCCATCGTAAACTTCACGAGTCTCACCACCCTCAATCTTCTAGACAACAGTTTCAACTCGACCTTACCCAACTGGCTCTGGAAGCTCAACAGTCTCACTTATCTGGATCTCGGAGCTTCCATGTTTCATGGTCCTCTACCCTATGCACTTGGGAACTTGACTTCTCTTAATGTCCTCAGATTAGGTCAAAATAATCTGGAAGGTAACATTCCAGGATCGATTCGAAACCTTTGCAGATTGACTTGCCTAGATTTGTCACAGAACAATTTTACCGGCAATATAACCGATCCATTGCCTCATTGCATATGGAACGACATAAAAGAACTGAGTCTAGGGGATAACAAGTTTTATGGAAACCTGTCCAACTGGCTCAAGCATATGACCAGCCTAACATTTTTAGATCTAGGTAAGAACCAACTTGATGGTCCTATACCTACAGGACTAGGAAAGCTTAGCGAACTAACTTACCTGGATCTTTCGTATAACTCGTTTGCGGGTGTCATCACCGAAGTTCACTTCCATAATTTAACAAAGCTGTACTTGCTAATCTTGTCGCTGAATCCCCTAACGGTGTTGTTAAATCAAAGCTGGATTCCTCCTTTCCAACTCCAAATTATCGGGTTTCGTGATTGTCGTCTGGGTCCCCGTTTCCCTCCTTGGCTTAGATGGCAAACACATATAATGACCCTTGATTTATCCAACACGAGCATTGCAGACAGAGTGCCTGATTGGTTTTGGAACATAACTTCTTCTAGACTCTCTGTTCTAGACATGTCAAACAATCAACTTTCCGGCGTGCTGCCATCAAACATGGAGTTTATGGCACAGCTATCCGTGTTCGAGTTGAGTTCAAATCAACTTGAGGGATCGATTCCATCACTGCCGAATAGCCTTACCACATTAGATGtctcaaaaaattcattttcaggaCCTTTACCTTCGAACTTCATGACTCCAAATTTGTATGCTTTGTTGATCTCGCAAAATCAAATAAATGGAAGCATTCCCCCCTCTGTATGTCAGCTGCAATCTTTAAGCCTCCTCGATATGTCAAACAACGATCTAACAGGTGAACTTCCTAACTGTTGGATGGAGTACTCACAGTTAAGTTTGATCGATTTGTCTGATAACAACCTTTCTGGAGAAATTCCTGGCTCGGTTGCTAATCTTTCTAGACTTGTATCACTGAACCTGGACAGCAACAGCTTTGGCGGAGAACTTCCTTCATCAATGCAACAGTGCACCAGACTGACCTTTCTCGATCTTGGCCAGAACAAGTTATCCGGGATAATACCAACATGGATCGGAGAGAGTCTACTAAACCTGGTAGTTCTGCAGCTGAGGTCAAACATGTTCTTCAGTGATATTCCTCCCCAACTCGCATGGCTTCATGGCCTTCAAGTCTTGGATCTTGCCGGTAACAATCTATCTGGATCAATTCCTCAAAGTTTTGGCAATTTCAGTGCAATGGCTTCACGCTCGCCAACAAAATTACCGAATTTTCAATATTGGACATTCGGGCTCTACGGCGACTACTATTACAATGAGAGGTTGCATGTCATGATGAAAGGACAAGATGAAGAGTATACAAAGATACTGTCTTTTCTGAAGACTATAGACCTTTCAGACAACTATCTAACTGGGCAAATACCTCAAGAGATTGGCCGGCTTGTGGCACTGAAGAATTTGAATTTGTCGAGAAATCTTCTGTCAGGAAAGATTCCTGAGATGGTCAGCAGAATTCCGGAGTTAGAGTCTCTAGATCTTTCATTCAATGAACTTTCGGGCAGCATTCCTCAAGGCATATCAACAGTGACTTTCCTGAGCCACTTGAACTTGTCTTACAATAATCTGTCAGGAAGAATTCCTTTGGGAAATCAGCTCCAAACACTAAATGATCCCTCCATCTACATTGGCAATGCCAATCTTTGCGGGCCTCCACTTACAAATAGTTGCTCCAGCAGTGAACCAGTTCCTCGGGAGGATTTGCGACATGAAGACAATGCCGAGAGGAAATGGCTATATCTTAGCATGTCATTGGGATTCATCACTGGACTTTGGGGTTTGTTTATCGCCCTGTTGTTGAATagcagttggagaagatcatacTTCCTCGTGTTGGACAACTTGTTTAACCAACTGTATGTTGCATCAGCCATATTCATGGCTAGGCTAAGTAGGAAGCATGCTGAGAGTAGAAGGAACCATCAATACAGAGGTGGTATGTAG